In Gemmatimonadales bacterium, a single window of DNA contains:
- a CDS encoding bifunctional nuclease family protein — MIEVQVAHLGLDQNTNSPVVLLKERDGERVLPIWIGPAEASAIAMELQGVKAQRPMTHDLLKHVIVGLGGELRRVTITNVRDNTYFAELLIRRDEQMVQVDARPSDSIALALRLRAPIFTTDDLLNHSGTDAGPPAPERRLDAESLKQYLEKLDPQDFGRFTP; from the coding sequence ATGATCGAGGTTCAGGTGGCGCATCTCGGCCTCGATCAGAACACGAACAGCCCCGTGGTCCTGCTGAAGGAGCGCGATGGGGAGCGGGTCCTGCCGATCTGGATCGGGCCCGCCGAGGCGAGCGCCATCGCCATGGAACTGCAGGGGGTCAAGGCGCAACGACCCATGACGCACGACCTTCTGAAGCACGTGATCGTCGGATTGGGCGGCGAACTGCGCCGGGTCACGATCACGAACGTCCGGGACAATACCTATTTTGCCGAACTGCTTATCCGCCGCGACGAACAGATGGTCCAGGTCGATGCCCGCCCTTCCGACAGCATCGCGCTGGCGCTCCGGCTCCGGGCGCCGATCTTCACCACGGATGACCTCCTCAATCACAGCGGGACCGATGCCGGCCCGCCGGCACCCGAGCGTCGGCTCGACGCCGAGTCTCTCAAACAGTACCTGGAAAAGCTTGATCCGCAGGATTTCGGCCGCTTCACGCCGTAG
- the metK gene encoding methionine adenosyltransferase: MTAKRVKHKRYLFTSESVTEGHPDKVADQISDAVLDAILAEDPHGRVACETLVTTGMVMVSGEITTKTYVDIPGIVRRTIERIGYNDATHGFDAHTCAVLSSIGRQSPDIAMGVDETGDKAQGAGDQGMMFGYATRETRERMPLPIMLAHRIAERLAAVRKGAHGLDRLEWLRPDGKSQVSVEYEGNKPVAVRTVVVSTQHAERHAGRQLAQSTIRQAIIEHVIRPVLEKAGFGDTRVKFLINPTGRFVIGGPHGDAGLTGRKIIVDTYGGMARHGGGAFSGKDPSKVDRSATYAARWVAKNIVEAKLAERCEVQVAYAIGVAEPVSIMVDTFGTGVMPDERLERVVRRAFDLTPRGIITALKLKRPIYGPTAAYGHFGRKPVKAKVNGRVQEFFTWEQPSRVRALLSEAR, encoded by the coding sequence ATGACTGCCAAGCGCGTGAAGCACAAGCGATACCTGTTCACGTCCGAGTCCGTGACCGAGGGCCACCCGGACAAGGTGGCCGACCAGATTTCCGATGCCGTGCTCGACGCGATCCTCGCTGAGGACCCGCACGGGCGCGTGGCGTGCGAGACGCTGGTCACCACCGGCATGGTCATGGTCTCCGGCGAGATCACCACCAAGACCTACGTGGACATCCCGGGCATCGTCCGGCGGACCATTGAGCGGATCGGCTACAACGACGCCACGCACGGCTTCGACGCGCACACCTGCGCGGTGCTCTCGTCGATCGGGCGTCAATCGCCCGATATCGCCATGGGGGTGGACGAGACCGGCGACAAGGCGCAGGGCGCCGGCGACCAGGGGATGATGTTCGGGTATGCCACGCGCGAGACCCGCGAGCGGATGCCGCTCCCGATCATGCTCGCCCACCGGATTGCCGAGCGGCTGGCGGCAGTCCGCAAGGGTGCCCACGGCCTCGATCGGCTCGAGTGGCTCCGGCCGGACGGGAAGTCCCAGGTGTCGGTCGAGTACGAGGGGAACAAGCCGGTGGCGGTGCGCACCGTGGTGGTGTCGACCCAGCACGCCGAGCGGCACGCAGGCCGGCAACTGGCGCAGTCGACCATCCGGCAGGCCATCATCGAGCATGTCATTCGCCCGGTGCTGGAGAAGGCGGGCTTCGGCGACACGCGGGTCAAGTTCCTCATCAACCCGACCGGCCGCTTCGTCATCGGCGGCCCGCATGGCGACGCCGGACTGACCGGTCGGAAGATCATCGTGGACACCTACGGCGGCATGGCGCGACATGGTGGCGGCGCCTTCAGCGGCAAGGACCCGTCGAAGGTGGACCGCAGCGCCACCTATGCCGCCCGGTGGGTGGCCAAGAACATCGTCGAGGCCAAGCTCGCCGAACGGTGCGAGGTGCAGGTGGCCTACGCCATCGGTGTCGCCGAGCCGGTGTCCATCATGGTGGATACGTTCGGGACCGGCGTCATGCCCGACGAGCGCCTGGAGCGCGTGGTCCGGCGGGCGTTTGACCTCACGCCGCGAGGCATCATCACCGCGCTGAAGCTCAAGCGCCCCATCTATGGACCGACCGCCGCCTACGGCCATTTCGGCCGGAAACCGGTCAAGGCCAAGGTGAACGGGCGGGTGCAGGAGTTCTTCACGTGGGAACAGCCCAGCCGGGTGCGCGCCCTGCTCAGCGAAGCGCGGTAG